The following coding sequences lie in one Mercenaria mercenaria strain notata chromosome 5, MADL_Memer_1, whole genome shotgun sequence genomic window:
- the LOC123557964 gene encoding alpha-N-acetylgalactosaminidase-like, which produces MIVRVLLFASLCVMSRGLDNGLALTPPMGWVSWERYRCNIDCENDPDNCISEQLYMTMADLLVSEGYKDKGYEYVNIDDCWMEKQRDANGSLVADRQRFPHGIKWLADYVHSKGLKLGIYEDFGTFTCGGYPGSKFYLQEDAETFASWGVDMLKLDGCYSGIDDMEYGYPAMSFFLNQTGRPMLYSCSWPAYVVFYGKIPDYKKIASYCNIWRNYADIQDSWDSVRGIIEFYGNDTGNFSLVAGPGNYNDPDMIIVGDYGLSYDQQRVQMAMWAIMSAPLLMSIDLRNVKPEAKALLQNDYLIRVNQDSHGTQGKRIMKNGAMEVWTKNLGFDDKGMAFAFLNLNDGGAPFEVRMPLYQLGLNEAEGYNMTEGFTGKFIGVLKPHDIINASVDPSGVWMGIAYFDC; this is translated from the exons ATGATTGTGAGAGTTTTATTGTTTGCCTCATTGTGTGTAATGAGTCGAGGGCTTGACAATGGTTTGGCTCTGACACCACCCATGGGTTGGGTGTCATGGGAACGATACAGATGTAACATTGACTGTGAAAATGATCCAGACAACTGTATCAG TGAACAATTGTATATGACAATGGCGGACTTGCTGGTATCTGAGGGATACAAAGACAAAGGTTATGAATACGTGAATATAGACGATTGTTGGATGGAAAAACAACGGGATGCTAATGGCTCTTTGGTGGCTGATAGACAAAGATTTCCTCACGGAATAAAATGGCTTGCTGATTAT GTACATTCAAAAGGGTTAAAACTTGGTATCTATGAAGACTTTGGAACATTCACTTGCGGCGGTTACCCTGGTAGCAAGTTTTACCTCCAAGAAGACGCCGAAACGTTTGCCTCATGGGGAGTAGATATGTTAAAACTGGACGGATGTTACTCAGGCATTGACGATATGGAATACG GTTATCCAGCCATGTCATTTTTCTTGAACCAGACTGGACGACCAATGTTGTATTCCTGCAGCTGGCCTGCATACGTTGTCTTCTATGGAAAAATT CCAGATTATAAGAAAATTGCCAGTTACTGTAACATATGGCGAAACTACGCTGATATACAAGATTCCTGGGATAGTGTGCGAGGTATTATTGAGTTCTATGGTAACGATACAGGCAACTTCAGCCTTGTTGCCGGTCCAGGAAACTACAATGACCCGGATATG atCATAGTAGGGGACTATGGATTGAGTTATGACCAGCAGCGTGTTCAGATGGCCATGTGGGCCATCATGTCAGCTCCGCTGTTGATGTCTATAGATCTCAGAAATGTAAAACCGGAAGCAAAGGCTTTGTTACAGAATGATTATCTCATCAGAGTGAATCAGGACTCCCACGGAACACAGGGGAAAAGAATAATGAAG AATGGTGCAATGGAAGTTTGGACTAAAAACTTAGGTTTCGATGACAAAGGAATGGCATTTGCTTTCCTGAATTTAAATGATGGCGGCGCTCCTTTTGAA GTAAGAATGCCGCTGTACCAGCTAGGTTTGAATGAAGCAGAAGGTTACAACATGACGGAAGGTTTCACGGGAAAGTTTATCGGAGTTCTGAAACCCCACGATATTATTAATGCCAGTGTAGACCCTTCAGGTGTGTGGATGGGAATTGCTTATTTCGACTGTTAA